A portion of the Bactrocera neohumeralis isolate Rockhampton chromosome 2, APGP_CSIRO_Bneo_wtdbg2-racon-allhic-juicebox.fasta_v2, whole genome shotgun sequence genome contains these proteins:
- the LOC126754617 gene encoding embryonic polarity protein dorsal-like isoform X9: MDSDIYMNQLNDNNEKPKPKRTRKPVAIKKQLAEPNIKYKNAYVKIVEQPASKAVRFRYECEGRTAGSIPGVNSTPALRTYPTIEIVGYKGPSVCVVSCVSTDHPYRPHPHTLVGKEGCKSGVYTCSVNEVTMRAELYNLGIQCVKKKDIEASLKMREEVRVDPFKTGFSHATQPCSIDINSVRLCFQVFIKGETGHFTVPLKPVVTDPIYDKKSKADLIIREMCSSGTVLGNTTIMLLCEKVTKEDIAVRFFEEKNGAVVWQAYGEFDPSSVHKQTAITLRTPQYHNTDIEEPVPVFVQLQRPSDGAVGEPWQFKYEPVKKSRLRRKCRLNDLTMTSLKVSENQTVTNKPIQNNITLVATQANLDKFFVSGEMTPSPEPMSPSSSTSKSDTSTTTSPYGKVTEVINLENGTVDVQETLNVEIFPTTLEIHEESKVYKGNRKSLFPKLKTIQDQQQQANLDELLQQPNQAQIQQQQSQGHQLPQPEQQPQLQQHQSISPQLQVQQEQQYPPPPQLQQPIIPPQQPLHPQQEQQHPPPLRVQQPIIPQQQQQPQQPLHPQQEQQHPPPLRVQQPIIPQQQHQPQQPLHPQQEQQHPPPLRPQQPLHPQQEQQHPPPLRVQQPILPQQQQQPQQPLHPQQEQQHPPPLRVQQPILPQQQQQPQQPLHPQQEQQHPPPLRVQQPILPQQQQQPQQPLYPQPLQMPYQQQGVPQQPQTELQQQQQWRLMQQLQQLFLGDTNREEKLTSILALAVAALSNNPLNVQHFLNATASAMSQNGQHNSVQSSTQQQPLQPSPPPQQQNPFVPPHQQQQLIAPQQRQPSQQQNDLSQSQFQQQSNVATSSNEEPLVGEAAAKNNSDSETRIETSSISQLLNLDSDQLVQICDDTLLDHTITDDF, translated from the exons ATGGATTCAGATATCTATATGAATCAGCTCAACGACAACAACGAAAAACCAAAGCCAAAGCGAACACGAAAACCGGTAGCGATTAAAAAACAGCTAGCTGAGccgaatataaaatataaaaacgctTATGTCAAAATTGTAGAGCAGCCGGCAAGTAAAGCTGTGAGATTCCGCTATGAGTGCGAAGGACGTACGGCCGGGTCCATACCGGGTGTAAATTCGACGCCGGCATTGCGAACATATCCTACAATCGAAATTGTTGGCTACAAAGGTCCTTCGGTGTGTGTCGTGTCTTGTGTGTCCACGGATCACCCATATAGACCACACCCTCATACTTTGGTAGGTAAGGAGGGTTGCAAAAGTGGTGTGTACACGTGTAGTGTAAACGAGGTTACTATGCGTGCCGAGCTCTATAACCTGGGTATACAGTGTGTTAAGAAAAAAGACATTGAAGCCTCACTGAAGATGCGTGAAGAAGTACGCGTTGATCCATTCAAAACTGGCTTTTCACATGCAACGCAACCGTGTAGTATAGATATCAACTCGGTGCGCTTGTGTTTCCAAGTTTTTATCAAAGGCGAAACTGGACATTTCACTGTGCCATTGAAGCCCGTCGTCACCGATCCCATCTATGATAAGAAGTCGAAGGCAGACCTCATTATTCGTGAGATGTGCAGTTCGGGAACGGTGCTGGGCAACACGACAATCATGTTGCTCTGCGAGAAGGTGACGAAGGAAGACATAGCGGTGCGTTTTTTCGAGGAGAAAAATGGTGCTGTGGTTTGGCAAGCTTATGGCGAGTTTGATCCCTCCAGTGTGCACAAACAAACCGCAATTACATTGAGAACTCCACAATATCACAACACCGATATTGAAGAGCCCGTGCCGGTATTCGTGCAACTACAAAGACCTTCCGATGGTGCCGTCGGTGAGCCTTGGCAATTCAAATATGAACCAGTCAAAAAGTCACGGTTAAGACGTAAATGTAGACTAAACGATCTTACTATGACCTCACTTAAAGTTAGTGAGAACCAGACGGTTACCAATAAACCGATACAAAATAACATTACCCTTGTTGCCACACAAGCAAATTTGGATAAGTTCTTCGTATCTGGTGAGATGACACCATCGCCAGAACCAATGTCACCGTCGTCATCAACCAGCAAGAGTGATACGTCGACAACAACTTCGCCTTACGGCAAGGTCACGGAGGTGATTAACCTGGAAAATGGTACGGTGGACGTCCAAGAAACTCTCAATGTTGAGATATTTCCAACGACACTGGAAATTCATGAGGAGAGTAAAGTTTATAAGGGTAACCGAAAGTCTCTATTTCCAAAACTTAAAACCATTCAAgaccagcaacaacaagctaATTTGGATGAGCTGTTGCAGCAACCGAATCAGGCCcaaatacagcaacaacaatcacaagGACACCAATTGCCGCAACCagaacaacaaccacaattacaacaacatcaatCTATTTCGCCGCAGTTGCAAGTTcagcaagaacaacaatatCCACCGCCGCCACAATTGCAACAACCAATTATTCCGCCACAACAACCACTCCATCCtcagcaagaacaacaacatcCACCACCGCTACGAGTGCAACAACCAATTATtccacagcaacagcagcagccgcAACAACCACTCCATCCtcagcaagaacaacaacatcCACCACCGCTACGAGTGCAACAACCAATTATTCCGCAGCAACAGCATCAGCCACAACAACCACTCCATCCtcagcaagaacaacaacatcCACCACCGCTACGA ccgcAACAACCACTCCATCCtcagcaagaacaacaacatcCACCACCGCTACGAGTGCAACAACCAATTCTtccgcagcaacagcagcagccgcAACAACCACTCCATCCtcagcaagaacaacaacatcCACCACCGCTACGAGTGCAACAACCAATTCTTcctcagcaacagcagcagccgcAACAACCACTCCATCCtcagcaagaacaacaacatcCACCACCGCTACGAGTGCAACAACCAATTCTTcctcagcaacagcagcagccgcAACAACCACTCTATCCTCAGCCACTTCAGATGCCGTACCAGCAACAAGGGGTTCCCCAACAACCGCAAACGgagctgcagcaacaacaacaatggcgttTGATGCAGCAACTGCAACAACTATTTCTTGGTGACACGAACAGGGAAGAGAAACTCACCAGCATTTTGGCTTTAGCTGTTGCAGCGCTGAGCAATAATCCCCTCAACGTGCAACATTTCCTTAATGCCACTGCAAGCGCCATGTCACAGAATGGTCAGCATAATTCCGTTCAAAGCAGTACACAGCAACAGCCGCTGCAGCCGTCTCCGCCGCCTCAACAACAAAATCCATTTGTACCGCctcatcagcaacaacaattaataGCGCCTCAACAACGGCAAccatcacaacaacaaaacgattTATCTCAATCACAATTCCAACAACAATCTAACGTCGCCACTAGTAGCAACGAAGAACCTTTGGTGGGCGAGGCCGCTGCCAAGAATAACAGTGATTCCGAGACGCGTATAGAGACTTCCTCCATAAGCCAATTGCTGAATTTGGATAGTGATCAATTGGTACAGATCTGCGATGACACACTACTCGATCACACCATCACTGACGACTTCTAA
- the LOC126754617 gene encoding embryonic polarity protein dorsal-like isoform X7 — MDSDIYMNQLNDNNEKPKPKRTRKPVAIKKQLAEPNIKYKNAYVKIVEQPASKAVRFRYECEGRTAGSIPGVNSTPALRTYPTIEIVGYKGPSVCVVSCVSTDHPYRPHPHTLVGKEGCKSGVYTCSVNEVTMRAELYNLGIQCVKKKDIEASLKMREEVRVDPFKTGFSHATQPCSIDINSVRLCFQVFIKGETGHFTVPLKPVVTDPIYDKKSKADLIIREMCSSGTVLGNTTIMLLCEKVTKEDIAVRFFEEKNGAVVWQAYGEFDPSSVHKQTAITLRTPQYHNTDIEEPVPVFVQLQRPSDGAVGEPWQFKYEPVKKSRLRRKCRLNDLTMTSLKVSENQTVTNKPIQNNITLVATQANLDKFFVSGEMTPSPEPMSPSSSTSKSDTSTTTSPYGKVTEVINLENGTVDVQETLNVEIFPTTLEIHEESKVYKGNRKSLFPKLKTIQDQQQQANLDELLQQPNQAQIQQQQSQGHQLPQPEQQPQLQQHQSISPQLQVQQEQQYPPPPQLQQPIIPPQQPLHPQQEQQHPPPLRVQQPIIPQQQQQPQQPLHPQQEQQHPPPLRVQQPIIPQQQHQPQQPLHPQQEQQHPPPLRVQQPIIPQQQQQPQQPLHPQQEQQHPPPLQLQQPILPQQQQQPQQPLHPQQEQQHPPPLQLQQPIIPQQQQQPQQPLHPQQEQQHPPPLRPQQPLHPQQEQQHPPPLRVQQPILPQQQQQPQQPLYPQPLQMPYQQQGVPQQPQTELQQQQQWRLMQQLQQLFLGDTNREEKLTSILALAVAALSNNPLNVQHFLNATASAMSQNGQHNSVQSSTQQQPLQPSPPPQQQNPFVPPHQQQQLIAPQQRQPSQQQNDLSQSQFQQQSNVATSSNEEPLVGEAAAKNNSDSETRIETSSISQLLNLDSDQLVQICDDTLLDHTITDDF; from the exons ATGGATTCAGATATCTATATGAATCAGCTCAACGACAACAACGAAAAACCAAAGCCAAAGCGAACACGAAAACCGGTAGCGATTAAAAAACAGCTAGCTGAGccgaatataaaatataaaaacgctTATGTCAAAATTGTAGAGCAGCCGGCAAGTAAAGCTGTGAGATTCCGCTATGAGTGCGAAGGACGTACGGCCGGGTCCATACCGGGTGTAAATTCGACGCCGGCATTGCGAACATATCCTACAATCGAAATTGTTGGCTACAAAGGTCCTTCGGTGTGTGTCGTGTCTTGTGTGTCCACGGATCACCCATATAGACCACACCCTCATACTTTGGTAGGTAAGGAGGGTTGCAAAAGTGGTGTGTACACGTGTAGTGTAAACGAGGTTACTATGCGTGCCGAGCTCTATAACCTGGGTATACAGTGTGTTAAGAAAAAAGACATTGAAGCCTCACTGAAGATGCGTGAAGAAGTACGCGTTGATCCATTCAAAACTGGCTTTTCACATGCAACGCAACCGTGTAGTATAGATATCAACTCGGTGCGCTTGTGTTTCCAAGTTTTTATCAAAGGCGAAACTGGACATTTCACTGTGCCATTGAAGCCCGTCGTCACCGATCCCATCTATGATAAGAAGTCGAAGGCAGACCTCATTATTCGTGAGATGTGCAGTTCGGGAACGGTGCTGGGCAACACGACAATCATGTTGCTCTGCGAGAAGGTGACGAAGGAAGACATAGCGGTGCGTTTTTTCGAGGAGAAAAATGGTGCTGTGGTTTGGCAAGCTTATGGCGAGTTTGATCCCTCCAGTGTGCACAAACAAACCGCAATTACATTGAGAACTCCACAATATCACAACACCGATATTGAAGAGCCCGTGCCGGTATTCGTGCAACTACAAAGACCTTCCGATGGTGCCGTCGGTGAGCCTTGGCAATTCAAATATGAACCAGTCAAAAAGTCACGGTTAAGACGTAAATGTAGACTAAACGATCTTACTATGACCTCACTTAAAGTTAGTGAGAACCAGACGGTTACCAATAAACCGATACAAAATAACATTACCCTTGTTGCCACACAAGCAAATTTGGATAAGTTCTTCGTATCTGGTGAGATGACACCATCGCCAGAACCAATGTCACCGTCGTCATCAACCAGCAAGAGTGATACGTCGACAACAACTTCGCCTTACGGCAAGGTCACGGAGGTGATTAACCTGGAAAATGGTACGGTGGACGTCCAAGAAACTCTCAATGTTGAGATATTTCCAACGACACTGGAAATTCATGAGGAGAGTAAAGTTTATAAGGGTAACCGAAAGTCTCTATTTCCAAAACTTAAAACCATTCAAgaccagcaacaacaagctaATTTGGATGAGCTGTTGCAGCAACCGAATCAGGCCcaaatacagcaacaacaatcacaagGACACCAATTGCCGCAACCagaacaacaaccacaattacaacaacatcaatCTATTTCGCCGCAGTTGCAAGTTcagcaagaacaacaatatCCACCGCCGCCACAATTGCAACAACCAATTATTCCGCCACAACAACCACTCCATCCtcagcaagaacaacaacatcCACCACCGCTACGAGTGCAACAACCAATTATtccacagcaacagcagcagccgcAACAACCACTCCATCCtcagcaagaacaacaacatcCACCACCGCTACGAGTGCAACAACCAATTATTCCGCAGCAACAGCATCAGCCACAACAACCACTCCATCCtcagcaagaacaacaacatcCACCACCGCTACGAGTGCAACAACCAATTATtccacagcaacagcagcagccgcAACAACCACTCCATCCtcagcaagaacaacaacatcCACCACCGCTACAACTGCAACAACCAATTCTtccgcagcaacagcagcagccgcAACAACCACTCCATCCtcagcaagaacaacaacatcCACCACCGCTACAACTGCAACAACCAATTATtccgcagcaacagcagcagccgcAACAACCACTCCATCCtcagcaagaacaacaacatcCACCACCGCTACGA ccgcAACAACCACTCCATCCtcagcaagaacaacaacatcCACCACCGCTACGAGTGCAACAACCAATTCTTcctcagcaacagcagcagccgcAACAACCACTCTATCCTCAGCCACTTCAGATGCCGTACCAGCAACAAGGGGTTCCCCAACAACCGCAAACGgagctgcagcaacaacaacaatggcgttTGATGCAGCAACTGCAACAACTATTTCTTGGTGACACGAACAGGGAAGAGAAACTCACCAGCATTTTGGCTTTAGCTGTTGCAGCGCTGAGCAATAATCCCCTCAACGTGCAACATTTCCTTAATGCCACTGCAAGCGCCATGTCACAGAATGGTCAGCATAATTCCGTTCAAAGCAGTACACAGCAACAGCCGCTGCAGCCGTCTCCGCCGCCTCAACAACAAAATCCATTTGTACCGCctcatcagcaacaacaattaataGCGCCTCAACAACGGCAAccatcacaacaacaaaacgattTATCTCAATCACAATTCCAACAACAATCTAACGTCGCCACTAGTAGCAACGAAGAACCTTTGGTGGGCGAGGCCGCTGCCAAGAATAACAGTGATTCCGAGACGCGTATAGAGACTTCCTCCATAAGCCAATTGCTGAATTTGGATAGTGATCAATTGGTACAGATCTGCGATGACACACTACTCGATCACACCATCACTGACGACTTCTAA
- the LOC126754617 gene encoding embryonic polarity protein dorsal-like isoform X4 — protein sequence MDSDIYMNQLNDNNEKPKPKRTRKPVAIKKQLAEPNIKYKNAYVKIVEQPASKAVRFRYECEGRTAGSIPGVNSTPALRTYPTIEIVGYKGPSVCVVSCVSTDHPYRPHPHTLVGKEGCKSGVYTCSVNEVTMRAELYNLGIQCVKKKDIEASLKMREEVRVDPFKTGFSHATQPCSIDINSVRLCFQVFIKGETGHFTVPLKPVVTDPIYDKKSKADLIIREMCSSGTVLGNTTIMLLCEKVTKEDIAVRFFEEKNGAVVWQAYGEFDPSSVHKQTAITLRTPQYHNTDIEEPVPVFVQLQRPSDGAVGEPWQFKYEPVKKSRLRRKCRLNDLTMTSLKVSENQTVTNKPIQNNITLVATQANLDKFFVSGEMTPSPEPMSPSSSTSKSDTSTTTSPYGKVTEVINLENGTVDVQETLNVEIFPTTLEIHEESKVYKGNRKSLFPKLKTIQDQQQQANLDELLQQPNQAQIQQQQSQGHQLPQPEQQPQLQQHQSISPQLQVQQEQQYPPPPQLQQPIIPPQQPLHPQQEQQHPPPLRVQQPIIPQQQQQPQQPLHPQQEQQHPPPLRVQQPIIPQQQHQPQQPLHPQQEQQHPPPLRVQQPIIPQQQQQPQQPLHPQQEQQHPPPLQLQQPILPQQQQQPQQPLHPQQEQQHPPPLQLQQPIIPQQQQQPQQPLHPQQEQQHPPPLRPQQPLHPQQEQQHPPPLRVQQPILPQQQQQPQQPLHPQQEQQHPPPLRVQQPILPQQQQQPQQPLYPQPLQMPYQQQGVPQQPQTELQQQQQWRLMQQLQQLFLGDTNREEKLTSILALAVAALSNNPLNVQHFLNATASAMSQNGQHNSVQSSTQQQPLQPSPPPQQQNPFVPPHQQQQLIAPQQRQPSQQQNDLSQSQFQQQSNVATSSNEEPLVGEAAAKNNSDSETRIETSSISQLLNLDSDQLVQICDDTLLDHTITDDF from the exons ATGGATTCAGATATCTATATGAATCAGCTCAACGACAACAACGAAAAACCAAAGCCAAAGCGAACACGAAAACCGGTAGCGATTAAAAAACAGCTAGCTGAGccgaatataaaatataaaaacgctTATGTCAAAATTGTAGAGCAGCCGGCAAGTAAAGCTGTGAGATTCCGCTATGAGTGCGAAGGACGTACGGCCGGGTCCATACCGGGTGTAAATTCGACGCCGGCATTGCGAACATATCCTACAATCGAAATTGTTGGCTACAAAGGTCCTTCGGTGTGTGTCGTGTCTTGTGTGTCCACGGATCACCCATATAGACCACACCCTCATACTTTGGTAGGTAAGGAGGGTTGCAAAAGTGGTGTGTACACGTGTAGTGTAAACGAGGTTACTATGCGTGCCGAGCTCTATAACCTGGGTATACAGTGTGTTAAGAAAAAAGACATTGAAGCCTCACTGAAGATGCGTGAAGAAGTACGCGTTGATCCATTCAAAACTGGCTTTTCACATGCAACGCAACCGTGTAGTATAGATATCAACTCGGTGCGCTTGTGTTTCCAAGTTTTTATCAAAGGCGAAACTGGACATTTCACTGTGCCATTGAAGCCCGTCGTCACCGATCCCATCTATGATAAGAAGTCGAAGGCAGACCTCATTATTCGTGAGATGTGCAGTTCGGGAACGGTGCTGGGCAACACGACAATCATGTTGCTCTGCGAGAAGGTGACGAAGGAAGACATAGCGGTGCGTTTTTTCGAGGAGAAAAATGGTGCTGTGGTTTGGCAAGCTTATGGCGAGTTTGATCCCTCCAGTGTGCACAAACAAACCGCAATTACATTGAGAACTCCACAATATCACAACACCGATATTGAAGAGCCCGTGCCGGTATTCGTGCAACTACAAAGACCTTCCGATGGTGCCGTCGGTGAGCCTTGGCAATTCAAATATGAACCAGTCAAAAAGTCACGGTTAAGACGTAAATGTAGACTAAACGATCTTACTATGACCTCACTTAAAGTTAGTGAGAACCAGACGGTTACCAATAAACCGATACAAAATAACATTACCCTTGTTGCCACACAAGCAAATTTGGATAAGTTCTTCGTATCTGGTGAGATGACACCATCGCCAGAACCAATGTCACCGTCGTCATCAACCAGCAAGAGTGATACGTCGACAACAACTTCGCCTTACGGCAAGGTCACGGAGGTGATTAACCTGGAAAATGGTACGGTGGACGTCCAAGAAACTCTCAATGTTGAGATATTTCCAACGACACTGGAAATTCATGAGGAGAGTAAAGTTTATAAGGGTAACCGAAAGTCTCTATTTCCAAAACTTAAAACCATTCAAgaccagcaacaacaagctaATTTGGATGAGCTGTTGCAGCAACCGAATCAGGCCcaaatacagcaacaacaatcacaagGACACCAATTGCCGCAACCagaacaacaaccacaattacaacaacatcaatCTATTTCGCCGCAGTTGCAAGTTcagcaagaacaacaatatCCACCGCCGCCACAATTGCAACAACCAATTATTCCGCCACAACAACCACTCCATCCtcagcaagaacaacaacatcCACCACCGCTACGAGTGCAACAACCAATTATtccacagcaacagcagcagccgcAACAACCACTCCATCCtcagcaagaacaacaacatcCACCACCGCTACGAGTGCAACAACCAATTATTCCGCAGCAACAGCATCAGCCACAACAACCACTCCATCCtcagcaagaacaacaacatcCACCACCGCTACGAGTGCAACAACCAATTATtccacagcaacagcagcagccgcAACAACCACTCCATCCtcagcaagaacaacaacatcCACCACCGCTACAACTGCAACAACCAATTCTtccgcagcaacagcagcagccgcAACAACCACTCCATCCtcagcaagaacaacaacatcCACCACCGCTACAACTGCAACAACCAATTATtccgcagcaacagcagcagccgcAACAACCACTCCATCCtcagcaagaacaacaacatcCACCACCGCTACGA ccgcAACAACCACTCCATCCtcagcaagaacaacaacatcCACCACCGCTACGAGTGCAACAACCAATTCTTcctcagcaacagcagcagccgcAACAACCACTCCATCCtcagcaagaacaacaacatcCACCACCGCTACGAGTGCAACAACCAATTCTTcctcagcaacagcagcagccgcAACAACCACTCTATCCTCAGCCACTTCAGATGCCGTACCAGCAACAAGGGGTTCCCCAACAACCGCAAACGgagctgcagcaacaacaacaatggcgttTGATGCAGCAACTGCAACAACTATTTCTTGGTGACACGAACAGGGAAGAGAAACTCACCAGCATTTTGGCTTTAGCTGTTGCAGCGCTGAGCAATAATCCCCTCAACGTGCAACATTTCCTTAATGCCACTGCAAGCGCCATGTCACAGAATGGTCAGCATAATTCCGTTCAAAGCAGTACACAGCAACAGCCGCTGCAGCCGTCTCCGCCGCCTCAACAACAAAATCCATTTGTACCGCctcatcagcaacaacaattaataGCGCCTCAACAACGGCAAccatcacaacaacaaaacgattTATCTCAATCACAATTCCAACAACAATCTAACGTCGCCACTAGTAGCAACGAAGAACCTTTGGTGGGCGAGGCCGCTGCCAAGAATAACAGTGATTCCGAGACGCGTATAGAGACTTCCTCCATAAGCCAATTGCTGAATTTGGATAGTGATCAATTGGTACAGATCTGCGATGACACACTACTCGATCACACCATCACTGACGACTTCTAA
- the LOC126754617 gene encoding embryonic polarity protein dorsal-like isoform X16, translating to MDSDIYMNQLNDNNEKPKPKRTRKPVAIKKQLAEPNIKYKNAYVKIVEQPASKAVRFRYECEGRTAGSIPGVNSTPALRTYPTIEIVGYKGPSVCVVSCVSTDHPYRPHPHTLVGKEGCKSGVYTCSVNEVTMRAELYNLGIQCVKKKDIEASLKMREEVRVDPFKTGFSHATQPCSIDINSVRLCFQVFIKGETGHFTVPLKPVVTDPIYDKKSKADLIIREMCSSGTVLGNTTIMLLCEKVTKEDIAVRFFEEKNGAVVWQAYGEFDPSSVHKQTAITLRTPQYHNTDIEEPVPVFVQLQRPSDGAVGEPWQFKYEPVKKSRLRRKCRLNDLTMTSLKVSENQTVTNKPIQNNITLVATQANLDKFFVSGEMTPSPEPMSPSSSTSKSDTSTTTSPYGKVTEVINLENGTVDVQETLNVEIFPTTLEIHEESKVYKGNRKSLFPKLKTIQDQQQQANLDELLQQPNQAQIQQQQSQGHQLPQPEQQPQLQQHQSISPQLQVQQEQQYPPPPQLQQPIIPPQQPLHPQQEQQHPPPLRVQQPIIPQQQQQPQQPLHPQQEQQHPPPLRVQQPIIPQQQHQPQQPLHPQQEQQHPPPLRPQQPLHPQQEQQHPPPLRVQQPILPQQQQQPQQPLYPQPLQMPYQQQGVPQQPQTELQQQQQWRLMQQLQQLFLGDTNREEKLTSILALAVAALSNNPLNVQHFLNATASAMSQNGQHNSVQSSTQQQPLQPSPPPQQQNPFVPPHQQQQLIAPQQRQPSQQQNDLSQSQFQQQSNVATSSNEEPLVGEAAAKNNSDSETRIETSSISQLLNLDSDQLVQICDDTLLDHTITDDF from the exons ATGGATTCAGATATCTATATGAATCAGCTCAACGACAACAACGAAAAACCAAAGCCAAAGCGAACACGAAAACCGGTAGCGATTAAAAAACAGCTAGCTGAGccgaatataaaatataaaaacgctTATGTCAAAATTGTAGAGCAGCCGGCAAGTAAAGCTGTGAGATTCCGCTATGAGTGCGAAGGACGTACGGCCGGGTCCATACCGGGTGTAAATTCGACGCCGGCATTGCGAACATATCCTACAATCGAAATTGTTGGCTACAAAGGTCCTTCGGTGTGTGTCGTGTCTTGTGTGTCCACGGATCACCCATATAGACCACACCCTCATACTTTGGTAGGTAAGGAGGGTTGCAAAAGTGGTGTGTACACGTGTAGTGTAAACGAGGTTACTATGCGTGCCGAGCTCTATAACCTGGGTATACAGTGTGTTAAGAAAAAAGACATTGAAGCCTCACTGAAGATGCGTGAAGAAGTACGCGTTGATCCATTCAAAACTGGCTTTTCACATGCAACGCAACCGTGTAGTATAGATATCAACTCGGTGCGCTTGTGTTTCCAAGTTTTTATCAAAGGCGAAACTGGACATTTCACTGTGCCATTGAAGCCCGTCGTCACCGATCCCATCTATGATAAGAAGTCGAAGGCAGACCTCATTATTCGTGAGATGTGCAGTTCGGGAACGGTGCTGGGCAACACGACAATCATGTTGCTCTGCGAGAAGGTGACGAAGGAAGACATAGCGGTGCGTTTTTTCGAGGAGAAAAATGGTGCTGTGGTTTGGCAAGCTTATGGCGAGTTTGATCCCTCCAGTGTGCACAAACAAACCGCAATTACATTGAGAACTCCACAATATCACAACACCGATATTGAAGAGCCCGTGCCGGTATTCGTGCAACTACAAAGACCTTCCGATGGTGCCGTCGGTGAGCCTTGGCAATTCAAATATGAACCAGTCAAAAAGTCACGGTTAAGACGTAAATGTAGACTAAACGATCTTACTATGACCTCACTTAAAGTTAGTGAGAACCAGACGGTTACCAATAAACCGATACAAAATAACATTACCCTTGTTGCCACACAAGCAAATTTGGATAAGTTCTTCGTATCTGGTGAGATGACACCATCGCCAGAACCAATGTCACCGTCGTCATCAACCAGCAAGAGTGATACGTCGACAACAACTTCGCCTTACGGCAAGGTCACGGAGGTGATTAACCTGGAAAATGGTACGGTGGACGTCCAAGAAACTCTCAATGTTGAGATATTTCCAACGACACTGGAAATTCATGAGGAGAGTAAAGTTTATAAGGGTAACCGAAAGTCTCTATTTCCAAAACTTAAAACCATTCAAgaccagcaacaacaagctaATTTGGATGAGCTGTTGCAGCAACCGAATCAGGCCcaaatacagcaacaacaatcacaagGACACCAATTGCCGCAACCagaacaacaaccacaattacaacaacatcaatCTATTTCGCCGCAGTTGCAAGTTcagcaagaacaacaatatCCACCGCCGCCACAATTGCAACAACCAATTATTCCGCCACAACAACCACTCCATCCtcagcaagaacaacaacatcCACCACCGCTACGAGTGCAACAACCAATTATtccacagcaacagcagcagccgcAACAACCACTCCATCCtcagcaagaacaacaacatcCACCACCGCTACGAGTGCAACAACCAATTATTCCGCAGCAACAGCATCAGCCACAACAACCACTCCATCCtcagcaagaacaacaacatcCACCACCGCTACGA ccgcAACAACCACTCCATCCtcagcaagaacaacaacatcCACCACCGCTACGAGTGCAACAACCAATTCTTcctcagcaacagcagcagccgcAACAACCACTCTATCCTCAGCCACTTCAGATGCCGTACCAGCAACAAGGGGTTCCCCAACAACCGCAAACGgagctgcagcaacaacaacaatggcgttTGATGCAGCAACTGCAACAACTATTTCTTGGTGACACGAACAGGGAAGAGAAACTCACCAGCATTTTGGCTTTAGCTGTTGCAGCGCTGAGCAATAATCCCCTCAACGTGCAACATTTCCTTAATGCCACTGCAAGCGCCATGTCACAGAATGGTCAGCATAATTCCGTTCAAAGCAGTACACAGCAACAGCCGCTGCAGCCGTCTCCGCCGCCTCAACAACAAAATCCATTTGTACCGCctcatcagcaacaacaattaataGCGCCTCAACAACGGCAAccatcacaacaacaaaacgattTATCTCAATCACAATTCCAACAACAATCTAACGTCGCCACTAGTAGCAACGAAGAACCTTTGGTGGGCGAGGCCGCTGCCAAGAATAACAGTGATTCCGAGACGCGTATAGAGACTTCCTCCATAAGCCAATTGCTGAATTTGGATAGTGATCAATTGGTACAGATCTGCGATGACACACTACTCGATCACACCATCACTGACGACTTCTAA